A genome region from Streptomyces antimycoticus includes the following:
- a CDS encoding LysR family transcriptional regulator, with protein sequence MDPHLLRTFVSVARCGSFSDAAHELGLTPAAVSEHIASLEADLRTSLLTRRPVMLTSAGARLLEHAGPLLLRLDAARADVERLSGAGAARLVVGASPLAMTPRIAAALDRVRQAHPAIRVSLRILGRREIPAAVASGALDLGLVDGPTTPADALPLPEVGPLTAVTVAEAPLVVALPTGHPLARRLGLRLADLAEAHWLDAPDAAMPLARLRAMSRSSGFRASLTYEGTDVRGLVALTATGHGLALLPHPATKGAPGIVTAPLIAPRLVHRTELLHGPAVDGPARTLAAVVTGDRHRYG encoded by the coding sequence ATGGACCCGCACCTGCTCCGCACGTTCGTCTCCGTGGCCCGCTGCGGATCCTTCTCCGATGCCGCCCATGAGCTGGGCCTCACCCCGGCGGCCGTCTCCGAGCACATCGCGTCCCTCGAAGCGGATCTGCGCACGTCACTGCTGACCCGGCGGCCGGTCATGCTCACCAGCGCGGGCGCACGGCTGCTGGAACACGCCGGTCCGCTGCTGCTGCGGCTGGACGCGGCGCGGGCCGATGTCGAGCGGCTGTCGGGGGCCGGCGCCGCCCGGCTGGTGGTGGGGGCCTCGCCGCTGGCGATGACCCCGCGAATCGCCGCGGCCCTGGACCGGGTGCGCCAGGCGCATCCGGCCATCCGGGTCTCGCTGCGGATCCTCGGCCGCCGGGAGATCCCGGCGGCGGTGGCGTCCGGGGCGCTGGACCTGGGGCTGGTCGACGGCCCGACCACCCCCGCCGACGCCCTGCCGCTGCCCGAGGTGGGTCCGCTCACCGCGGTCACGGTCGCGGAGGCCCCGCTGGTGGTGGCCCTGCCCACCGGCCACCCGCTGGCCCGCCGGCTCGGCCTGCGGCTGGCCGACCTCGCCGAGGCCCACTGGCTGGACGCCCCGGACGCCGCCATGCCGCTGGCGCGGCTGCGCGCGATGAGCCGGAGCAGCGGCTTCCGCGCCTCGCTGACGTACGAGGGCACCGATGTACGCGGCCTCGTCGCCCTCACCGCCACGGGCCACGGCCTGGCCCTCCTCCCCCACCCGGCCACCAAGGGCGCCCCCGGCATCGTCACGGCCCCCCTGATCGCCCCCCGCCTGGTCCACCGCACCGAACTCCTCCACGGCCCCGCGGTCGACGGCCCGGCCCGGACGCTGGCGGCGGTGGTGACGGGGGACCGTCACCGGTACGGGTGA
- a CDS encoding aminoglycoside phosphotransferase family protein — protein sequence MDSVTTRLVRRFGPQVAEWCADTPNLIARLASRWDLSLGESLPDGASSVTLRCQWPDGTPAVLKLSPDRALLVEQVGMLGWFAASGRVPAVLAVDEDAGAMVLEEVVPGTPTEDIPAASLPGQWSELLAALHGVAPPPRPPRLLRGRCEEAFARVGRRLSEPAISARMDVTAWDRAVQRCERLLDTEATTVLLHGDLHLGNVLDGGAKRGLMAIDPKACVGDPCFDAVDYVVAGAGLEGVETRCGRVAAACGLDGGRLHAWSQVIAPFAAVAHLGNGGEEPVIDELLALAR from the coding sequence GTGGACAGCGTCACGACGCGGCTGGTTCGTCGATTCGGTCCACAGGTTGCCGAATGGTGCGCTGACACACCGAACCTGATCGCACGGTTGGCGTCCCGTTGGGACCTTTCCCTCGGTGAATCCCTCCCGGATGGTGCCTCGTCGGTCACGTTGCGGTGCCAATGGCCCGACGGCACGCCCGCGGTGCTGAAGCTCAGCCCGGATCGGGCCCTTTTGGTCGAGCAGGTCGGAATGTTGGGGTGGTTCGCCGCCTCGGGCCGGGTGCCCGCCGTGCTGGCCGTCGACGAGGACGCGGGCGCGATGGTGCTGGAAGAGGTCGTGCCCGGAACGCCGACGGAGGACATACCTGCCGCTTCGCTTCCCGGGCAGTGGTCGGAGCTGCTCGCCGCGTTGCACGGGGTCGCTCCGCCCCCACGGCCGCCGCGTCTGCTGCGCGGCCGGTGCGAGGAGGCGTTCGCCCGTGTCGGCAGGCGGCTGTCCGAGCCTGCGATCAGTGCACGTATGGATGTCACCGCGTGGGACAGGGCCGTCCAGCGGTGTGAGCGGCTGCTGGACACGGAAGCGACAACCGTGTTGCTCCACGGCGACCTGCACCTGGGCAACGTGCTCGACGGTGGCGCGAAGCGCGGTCTGATGGCCATCGATCCGAAGGCATGTGTGGGTGATCCATGCTTCGACGCTGTGGACTACGTCGTGGCCGGCGCCGGGCTGGAGGGCGTCGAGACCCGCTGCGGGCGCGTGGCGGCGGCGTGCGGGCTCGACGGCGGCCGGCTCCACGCCTGGAGCCAGGTGATCGCCCCGTTCGCGGCCGTCGCCCACCTCGGTAACGGTGGTGAGGAGCCGGTGATCGATGAACTGCTCGCGTTGGCCCGGTGA